A segment of the Cohnella algarum genome:
TACGCTTCGCCTTGCCGTCAAAGAGGCCGCCGGACTTGCTGAAGAAGGGGACACCGTACTTTTGTCCCCGGCTTGCGCGAGCTGGGATATGTTTGCGTCCTATGAGGTGCGGGGCCGCATTTTTAAGGAATCGGCGCATACGTTGTAAGAAGGGGGCTCGTCCCCACTTCTTCGTCTACGTGAGGTGTCCGGTACCATGGTCAAGACCCGTTCCGCTCCCGATATCTGGATCATCGCGGCGACGCTCGCCATTTTGGCGATCGGCATCGTCATGGTTTACAGCGCCAGCGCCGTAGCCGCTTTCCACGATTACGGAGACAAGTTTTATTACGTGAAGCGCCAGCTGGTGTTTGCCGCGATGGGCATCGCCGCCATGTTCGTCACGATGAACGTCGATTACGCCCGGCTCAAGAAATGGACGCTGCCGGCGCTCATCGCCTGCTTCGCGCTGCTCGTCGTCGTGCTCGTTCCGGGTATCGGCGTCGTGCGGGGCGGGGCCCGAAGCTGGCTGGGGATCGGATCGTTCGGCATCCAGCCTTCGGAATTCATGAAGCTGGCGATGATTTTGTTTCTCGCCCATTTTCTTTCCGAGCGTCAGGACCGGATGCATTCCTTCGCGCGGGGGCTGATGCCTCCGCTGGGCATTCTCGGCGCGGCGTTCGCCCTCATCATGCTGCAGCCGGATCTTGGCACCGGAGCCGTCATGATCGGGGCGTCGCTGCTCGTCATTTTCGCGGCCGGAGCCAGGCTCGCCCATCTGGGCGGCCTCGCGCTGCTCGGGGTTGCCGGCTTCGTCGCCCTGATCGCGGCGGCGCCGTACCGCCTTCAGCGCATCACGGCGTTTCTCGACCCGTGGCAGGACCCGCTCGGCGCGGGCTACCAGTCGATCCAGTCGCTTTACGCGATCGGGCCGGGCGGGCTCGTGGGCTTGGGCCTCGGCATGAGCCGGCAAAAGTACAATTACTTGCCGGAGCCGCAGACGGATTTCATTTTTTCGATTTTGGCGGAGGAGCTCGGTTTCATCGGAGGATCGCTTTTGCTGCTGTTGTTTCTCCTGCTCATCTGGCGCGGCATGCGCTGCGCGATTACGATTGCCGATCCGTTCGGCAGCTTTCTCGCGGCCGGCATCGTCGGCATTTTCGGCGTTCAGGTGCTTATGAACGTCGGCGTCGTCATCGGCCTGCTGCCGGTGACGGGCATTACGCTGCCGCTCGTCAGCTACGGAGGCTCGTCGCTTACGCTGCTGCTGACGGCGCTCGGCATTTTGCTTAATTTATCCCGTTATTCGAGGTGAACGTATGCGTATCGTATTGACCGGCGGAGGCACCGGCGGCCATATTTATCCCGCGCTCGCCATCGGCCGGGAAGTGACGGCGCGGGAGCCCGACTCGTCGCTGCTGTATATCGGAACCGAGCGCGGGCTGGAAAGCCGGATCGTTCCCGAGCAGGGCGTCCGGTTTCAAAGCATTCACATTACCGGCTTCCGGCGGTCGCTGTCGCTTGACAACGTCCGCACCGTCATGCGCTTCCTTAAGGGCGTGAAGCGCTGCAAAGCGATGCTGAGCGAGTTCAAGCCGGACATCGTCGTCGGCACCGGCGGCT
Coding sequences within it:
- the spoVE gene encoding stage V sporulation protein E, which codes for MVKTRSAPDIWIIAATLAILAIGIVMVYSASAVAAFHDYGDKFYYVKRQLVFAAMGIAAMFVTMNVDYARLKKWTLPALIACFALLVVVLVPGIGVVRGGARSWLGIGSFGIQPSEFMKLAMILFLAHFLSERQDRMHSFARGLMPPLGILGAAFALIMLQPDLGTGAVMIGASLLVIFAAGARLAHLGGLALLGVAGFVALIAAAPYRLQRITAFLDPWQDPLGAGYQSIQSLYAIGPGGLVGLGLGMSRQKYNYLPEPQTDFIFSILAEELGFIGGSLLLLLFLLLIWRGMRCAITIADPFGSFLAAGIVGIFGVQVLMNVGVVIGLLPVTGITLPLVSYGGSSLTLLLTALGILLNLSRYSR